TTTTTTTATTTGTTTTCAGTTTTTTCTTTTGGGCGCATAAATTTCGGATCTGTTAGATTCAAAATTCCTGGAATAATTGTCATTGCAAGGAAGCTTGAAGTAAACATTACGATTGCAACAAGAATTCCAATGTAGCGCAAAACTATAAACTTTGAAAGTGTAAGAACAAGGAATCCAAGTCCTACTGCAAGCGCGTTTGTAAGAATTCCGCGTCCGCTCTTTCTGAAAGTTTCCTTTAGAACTTCAACGACATTTTCTGTTTTCGTCCTTTCTTCTCTATAGGTTGTCATAAAGTGAATTGTGTAGTCAATACCAACACCGACTGCAACCGAAGCTATAATGCTTGTAATGAAGTCAAGGTTGATTTCGCAGAATCCCATTGTCATGTAGTTAAGAAGAATGCTGAACGCAAGGGGAATTGCTCCCAGAAGTCCTGCCCAGCAAGATTTGAATGAAATTGCAATAATCAGGAATACAGAGAACAACGAAAGCGCAAGGCTTGTGATTTGGCTTGAAACAATCATGCTTGTCATTCTGTGTTCCATCTGCGCTGAACCAGTTGCTTCGAGAGTGTAGCCTTCAGGGAAATGTTCTGCGGCGTAGCTTTTTGCATCTGCAATTATGATTCCGCTTTCCTCTGATGAATGGCTTCTAAGCTGGCAAGTTATGCGCATTTCCTTTGGATTCATGTCATCGTCGATAAATCTGTCAAGTGAGCCGCTTAAAAGTGTGAGATAGTTTTCAACAACATTTTTCAGTTCTTCACGAGCCGCAACTGGATACTTTGAAGTGTCGTAAGGAATTTCATAGTATGCAGTTCCGTTGTAGTTAACCTGTTTCATAAGCTGGTTAACAATATCTTCTACGGAAGCATATTGTCCGCCTGCTTCAACATAAGCCTTGTTCAAAAGCTCAAGAACTTGCTTTGTTGTCATTGAAGTTTCAAGCTGCTCGCTGTAAGCAATGTTCGGGTCTACAAAATCCTGAGCAGGAGAAGCTTGCGTTTCTGAATCATCTGTTCCCCAGTCTGACCAGTCGTCAGAAGATGAAGAACTGTCTGTTCCAAAATCAGAGCCCCAGTCGTCCCATCCGTCAGAAAATCCGCTTGAAGAAGAATCTGATGATTCGCTTGAAGAAACTGGCTGTGCTCCAGGAACGTGCCAAACTTGGTTTATGCGTTTTATAAATGTTGTGAAAGAAACAATTTTTCCAATGTTCTCATGGTTTGCCGCAAGATAATGCTCCATGTTGTCAACTGCTTTCAAAAGTTCCGGATTTGAAATGTCTCCTTTTTCCTGTCCTTGAATTACAAAGAAGAGGCAGTTTGAACCGGCGTATTGTTGATCGATGTGGTCAACATCTTTTCTGAAGTCGCAGTTCTTTGGGAAGTAGTTGATTAACGCAGTGTCAATTTTTAGAACTCTGAGTCCAGTGAATGAAAGAACAATTATGATAATTGAAGTAAGAACAAGCCGTGGAACAGAGCCGCAGAAAAATTTGTAGATTGAATAAAGCGTGTCGCCGCTAGCTTCTGCTTCTGTTTTTCCGCCGCGCTGAATTTTTGCCAGCTCAAGACGGCGTTTTGCTTTTTCCATTTTTGCTTTTACTTTTGCAGTGAGTTTGTCGATATTGCGTTCTCTTTTTACAGCTTTTCTGTAATCCTTCAAAAGAAGAACTGCGGGAATAAATGTTATAGAAAGAAGAAGCGAAAGTGAAACTCCAACTGCTGTGAATACTGCAAAGCTATGCAAAGGTCCGAGCGGGCTTGTTATAAGTGAAATGAAGCCTACGATTGTTGTAACTCCAGCAAGCAAAACTGCAACGATAACTTCATTCAAGCCAGAGAAAACGCACTCTTCATATTTTTCTTTTGTCATTTCACCTTCAACACTGTTGATTGCAATGTAGTAATGCGAAAGAACATGGATTCCGTATGCAGAGCCGACCGCAATTAACGAAACTGGAATTACGCTTGAAATCAGAGTGAAAGTTATTCCAAAGAATCCCATCATTCCAACGGAAATTATTGTTGAAAGCAAAACCGTGCACAAAGGAAGAAGCATTCCAGTTACAGTTTTAAAGCTCATGTAAAGAGAAAGAAGAACAACAACAATTACAAGCGGAATCAAAACCAACAAGTCTGAAATCATAAACTGCTTTGATTCTTCTGAAAGAACAGGTTCGCCTACAAATTTCACATTCAGATGATGTCCGTCTGTTTCTTCATTTACAATTTGCTTTACTTTCGCAAGAACTTTTTGCTGTCTCATAATGTCAGTTCCGAGTTTTCTGACTTGAGCTTTTAATTCTTTTATGTTCAATTTTGTCTGTGCGATTTCCGCATTGATTTCTGTTTTGTCGTCCGCAGTTTTTGCCTGCTCTATAAGTTCTGCAAGTTTAGCCTGATTTTCTTCCAGTGAAAGGGTTTCATCGCTTTTTGGACGAAGTGAAATTTGCATTTGAAATCCAGTGCTGTCGTCGTTCACGATTACGCGGTTGTACATATCGTGCCATTCAGCAAGCCGTGATTTCAGCTGGAAAATATCTTCGTCAGTTCCTGTGTATGTGTCTGGAATAAGTTGTGTTGCTGATATTGAGCCATTTTCATCGCAGACATAATCGATGTGTGTAACAGAATCTATGTCTTCAACTTCAGGCAATTCAAGAGTTCTGTCAGTGATTTTTCTTACAACATCAATGTATTCTGGAGTAAGTATTGTTGTTCCGCTTTTTGTTTCTAATGTGATTCCAATAGAAAGCATGCTTCCGAATTCATCTTCGGTTTTTGTAAGCAAATCATAAGATGCATCTTTTTGCGGGAAGAATGAACGAAGCGAATTTTCAAGGGCCAAATTCTTTAAGAAGAATCCTAAGAATCCTGTGAGCAGCAACGTGGCTACAATTATTGCCCAAGGATGCCTAAAAAAAGTTTTTAGAAATTTCTTTTTCATAAAATAATCCTTTCCTGAATAATGTTCAAAAGATTAAACCTATTGATATATAAATATAATGTTTTTTTTATAAAATGCAATAGGTTTTGTAAAAAAAATGTCAAAAAGTTTAATTACTTAAACTTATTGACATTTTATGAATTTAAACTATATTATTTAATAATACTTGAAAAAATGCGAGGTTCTGCAGATGGGAATAAGCAAGTCCGAATTAAAAAAAATACATGAAATGCTCAATAAATGCGGACCTCTTTTTATAGCTCTTGGAGATGAAGTTCGCCAAAAGCTTATTCTTGACATAGCTGATGCCGGCGAAGAAGGAATAAGCGTAATGGATTTAACTTCAAAGTCAAATCTTTCGCGCCCTGCGATTTCGCATCATTTAAAAATTTTAAAGGATTCTGGATTTGTAAAAACAATAAAACGCGGCACTTGGGTTTTCTACAAAATTTCCATTTCAGAAAATTTTGCAGAAATTGACAAGCTTGTAAATGAAAGCCTCAGAATAATAGAAAAAGTAAGAAAAGAGCAGGCTGAATGATTTTTAGTTCAGACCGTCCACAATTTGAATTCCTGAGCTTGCTCCGATTCTGTTTGCTCCAGCCGAAATAAAATCCAACGCTTCCTGCGTAGAATGAATTCCGCCGCTTGCTTTTACGCCCATTTCATTTCCTACAGTTTTTCTCATCAGCTCAACAGCATGGATTGTTGCTCCGTTCGGCTTTTTCATTGAAAATCCTGTGGAGGTTTTTACAAAATCAAATCCTGCGTTTTTTGCGCAAATGCAAGACTGAATTATTTCATCGTCATCCAAAAGCGTTGTTTCTAAAATCAGCTTTGTTAAAACTTTTCCTTTGCGCGGAAGTCCGTCTTTTTCTGCAAACATCGAAGCTTCTTGAACGCTCTTTGTTAAAAATGAAAGTTGCTGTGTAAGCTCGTTCCATTTTTTGCTTTTTACAAGATTCAAATCGATTACAAAGTCAAGCTCGTCTGCGCCGTTTGTAATTGCAATGTCTGCCTGCGACATTTTTGATTCTGTTCCTCCGGCTCCAAGTGGAAAATCTATTACAGTGCAAACTTTTGTTTGCGAGCCTGAAAGAATTTTTGCCGCAGTTGAAACAAAAACTGGATTTATGCAGACGCTTGCAAATCCGTATTCTTTTGCTTGCTGGCAGAATTTTTCAACTTGTTCTTCTGTGGCTTCCGGCGAAAGAAGAGTCTGGTCTATAAATTTTGCAAGTTCCTGTTTTGTCATTTCAAAGTCCTCCAAATAAGTTTGTTGTCTATGATTTCGCAGGCGATTTGTCCTTCGTGCTCAAGGCAAGAAAGATATGAACGCAACGTTGTACCGATTAAATAAAACGGAACAACTTTCATTTTTATTGATGAATAGTCGGCGATTGCTTTTAAAAGTTCTTCCGTTGTTTTGAATCCTTCTTTTATTTTTTTTAAAATTAGAGATTCAAATTCGTAAGTAACCATTATGTTTATTTCTGCAAACGCGTTTATTGTTGCGAATGTGCATTTTGAGCCGTGGCCTGGAATATAAAAATCAGATTTTATCGATGCGATTTTTCTTACTGATTTTCTGAAATCTTTTTGGTTGCATAAAAACGGAATCCAAGTTTTTTTTAAAAGTTCAATTCCGAAGAAACTGTCGCCAAGAAAAAAACTTCTTATTCCGTCTGACTTGTCCTGAACTAAAATTCCAATCTGGTCAAAAAAATGTCCCGGAAGAAAATAAAATGAAATAAAAACATCGTCAAGCTCGATTTTTTCTTCCGTTAAAATTCTGTCTGTGAAAATTGGTTCTGGCGGCGTGAACTGCGGAATATCAAATTCTTTTAGCGAAACTCCGCCGCAGTAAATTGCTCCGATTATCGCGGGAACTTCCATTATTCTCGCGGATTCAGCCGAAGCCCAGATTTGAATTCCTAAATTTTTTTTCAGATATAAAGAGCCGCCGCAATGGTCAGCGTGTGAATGTGTCTGGATTACAGCTTTGATTTTTTTTTCAGGAAAGAGAGATGAAAGTGTTTCAGCAATGAGTTTTCCGTCTTCTTCTGACTGCCCTGAGTCAATAAGAAAAATTTCGTCATTGCTGAAAACAACTCCAATATTTGTGGAGTGGCAGAACATTCCAACGTTAGCTGAAAGTTTTACAAATGATTTTTCATTTATAGCCATTGTTTTGCCAGCTCCAATTTTTGTTAAACTTCAGCGGCCTCAATAGATTTTACAGTGTAATCATATTTGTGGTCGTTGATTGTAAACGCTCTTTGCTCTCCGTTTTTCATATCAAGAAGATTGTTTCCGAGCGGTGAAAGATAAGAAATTATTCCTTCATCAACATTTGATTCCCACGGACCAAGAATTGTATAAACAACTTCATTGTTTTCAATGTTGTTATGCAATGTAACTTTTGTTCCGAATGAAACAATCGATGTTGTGGCTGTTGTAGGATCGAATACAACTGCGCGCGAAAGTTCTTCCTTGAGTTTTGAAAGCTGAACGTTGAGACGGTGCTGAGCTTCTTTTGCCGCGATGTATTCAGCATTTTCCTTAAGGTCGCCTTTTTCTTTTGCTTCGCCGATTTCAGCAGCAACTTTTGGAAGCTGAACTTTTTCAATGTCTTCAGCAAGCGAGCGTTTGACTTCGAGCATTTTTGCAGTAACCAAAAGTCCTTTTGGAGCTTCCTGCTTGATTTCTGCTTCCTGGAATTTGAAGTCTGGATATTTTTTCAAGATTCCGTTTCTTAAAGCGGCTTTGTATTGCAGCTCAAGGTCGGAAAGGTCGCTGACCATTGTGTACATTCTTGTAATAACATCAGTTGAATTTGCAAGCATGTACTCAAGCATCGGATTCTTGTCTTCATTCAGTTTGTTTCCAAAGAGAAGGGCAGTGGCTTCTTTTATTGTCTTTGTGTTTTCAACTGTGTTTACGTGATTGTTTTTTTCACGGTTGCAGACTGAAATTATGTTGACCAAAGTTACAAGCTGCTTTTCCTCTGAAATTTTCGCTTCAACGAACCATTCTTCTGTTTTGCATTTAGAAATAAAATAGTTTACAGCATTTCTGTTGCTTCTGTAGTCGTTGAAAATATCCTGAACAAGGCGGACAGCTTTTTCTTTTTTTCCAGCTGAAATAATTTCCGCGATAAGATTTTTATCAAGCACAGTCGGGAACAGGAATGTGTACTGAGAATCCCAGTCCGGAAGCATTTTGATATTCGCAAGGAACATTTTCTTGAGATGAGTATTTTTTGTGTCCTTGAGTTTTGTGTACATTTCGCGCGGATTTTCAATTTCTGAATAAAGCTCGGCGAATGTGAACTTTGCAGGATTTTCAAGCGCAGAAATTCTTTTTACGATTTCCTGAACAACAAGATAAGACGCCACAATATGCTCGTCTACCGAAGTGAATGCTTTGAGATAGTTTGCAAAGTAGCTGAACATTTCAGAGAACTGGTCGTCAGAAGGATCTTCAATTGCTTCAAGATAACGAGCCATTATATCGATTCTCGGGAAGAATTCCTTGTTTGCCTTGAATTCATTTGCAAGACGCTCTGACTTGCTGAGTTCCCTGTCGCGAACTGTGTAGAAATTCGCATCGTTTGGATTTACGCAGAACGGAGCTTCCGCAAGAATTTTCTGAGCCTTTGCGTGCCAGCTTGTCCATTCGCTTGAACCTTTTGTTTTTCCGTCTTTATCCTTAACTGCGTCTTTCAAAATTGAAGGAACAAGTTCCGCCTTGATGTGCTTTTCGTCGCAGTTATTATTGTAGCTTTTGATTATTGTTTTTAAAGTCCATGGAATGTCTGACTTTACTTTTTTTACAAGTTCTTCATGCTTTACAGTTTTCTTGTAGACTTTGATGTGGTCTTTTGCAAGAGGCTGAAGCGCGCTGACTGCCATTTTCAAAGACATTGTATGAACGCCGGTTTTCTTTCCGAAGTTGATTGTAAGAATGTCGCCTTCAACTTTTGAAATAATTCCAACGCCCCAAGTTCTGTGGTAAACATAATTTTTTGCGTCGAATGCAATATGCTTTTCAAAGTCATTGATTGCTTCAAAAACATTGCGGAACGACTGATTCAAATTTGAAGATTTGATGTAGTCTTCAAGATGCGAATGGTCTGCGTATTTTCCTCGGAAACATTCTGTGATTTCCTTGCGCGCCCAGGAATCCTTGCTGTCGATTTCAAGAATAAGCTTTAGAATGCTGATTGCTGTGTCCCATTTTGCGGTTTCCTTGTAATATGCGTAAAGTTCCTGCATGAGAATTGCTGACTTGTCTTCGCTGATTGTCTTTGCAATTTTGCGCTGAACCAGCATAAAGAAATCAAGTTCTTCTGGAATATAAGAAACAAGAATTGACCATATAGCTTTTGCAGATCCGATGTTTTTTGCGGCGACAAAGCGGAGCAATGCCTTTTTATAGTAATTTATTGCGGCTTCTCTGTTTCCCTGAGAGTCGTAGCGTTCAGCAAGAACACGCGCCATTTCTGCTTCTTCAAAGTCAAGCTTTACAATTTTCTCATAAAGTTCCCAGAGCCTGTCATCATTTGAAGCCTTGTAGTAATCCGCAAGTTTTCTTAGGGCAAGCTTGTTCTGCGGATCGTCTTCAAGAATAGAATTGCAAAGATATTCAACGAGAGATTCCTTGTGGTTCTTTTCAAAAATATCAAAAAGCGCGTAAAGGGAGCTTGTGTCTACGGAACCTGTGCGCATTGCAATCATGCCTGAAAGATAAAGGGCTACAATGCTGTCTTTTGTGTGCGCAAGCTGCTCATCGCAGATGTCCTTGATGGCGTACTCACAGTTCTGGTTTCTACATTCGTCAAGGACTTTTTCAAGTTCTTCGATGTTGTTCTTGGTGAAGTTTGTAATTCCCGCTCGTGTCCATGTTTCTGCCTTCAGCATTTCGCGGACAGAATTTTCAAGTTCTTCAGACATAATGTTTGCTCCTAGTTTTTTATAAACTTCTCTGCTTTTTCAGAGGTTTCCAAATCTGTATAAATTATGAATCTCAGGATCAAGAATTTTCATCTTGAGCATGACTTCCGAAATACTGCTTGACTTTTCTTTTGACGAAATATAGTAATCTATAAGCCAAAAATAAAGGTTCAAGAGCCTTGGTTTTATAACTTCCTTGTTGCTTCCGGGATCTTTCATTTCGCTTTCCCTTGCAAAAATTTCCTGCCGCAGATGAATTACTTCCTGCGCTCTTAAAAGCCTTTTTACGGTAAAAACCTCAAGTATAACTCCGTAAACTGCAACCCATTCCTGTAACGCTTCGCCTGTATAGCCAATTTCTTCGACTTTATTTATAAGAGCCTTTATCATTGGCGAGTCTAGGAAAAAAAAGTCTATTTTTTTCGCATCTATGTAGAAAGCTTCCCTAAAAAGCATTTTTGCATTTTTTGTTTCCCCGCAAAGCGCATAGCAGTCGGCAACTTCCGCAACAATGGCTGCCTGCCCGGAAAGAGTTCCGTTTGCTTCCTTTAAAAAGTTAAGGGCGACTTCATAAGAACCCAGTTTTTTGTAGCAAAGCCCGGTTTTTCTTAAAATTTCAGACTTGAGCCTGCTGTCTTTTTCGTCCGCCGCCTTGCTGTAGCATTCCAGTGCGAGCGAAAAAATTCCCTTTTTAAAAGAATAAATTGTTCTTTCGTACTTTTCGCTTTTTTTCCCGGTTATAAAGACAAACTGCTTCCATTGATTCAAAAGAGTTTCGCCCTGTTCAAAACTGGAAAGGCTGGGAATTGAATTCAGCGTGTCAATCCAGAATCCGCAGCATTTTATTGCAAAAACAATGCTTTCGTCGTCCAGATCGATGGTCAGCGCGTCTTTGAGCAGTTCCGAAGCTTCTGAAATATTGCAAATTTCAATGAGTTTGAATGCATTGCAGAGCGCGTTTTCCGACTGAATACCCATAAGATTCAATTATATATATTTGAAAGATTTAGTCAATGTGATTTTCTGCAAAAGGGGGTATTATTTATAATGGTTTTTTAATATGTTTGTCAATAGTTTTGTGCCTCATAGTTTAAAAGTTTTAGATTTTTTTTGTTTTGCCTGAATTTTTGTTCTTGAAAATTTCAATTGATAAATAATTGGAATTTATTTATCATGGCTTTATGAAAAAAAACAGCCGATTTCTTTCACCGTCGCTCCTTTCCGCGGATTTTTCAGATTTGAATTCTGCATTTAAATTTATAGAAGAAAAGGGCAGTTCCTTTGTTCACGTTGATGTGATGGACGGACATTTTGTGCCGCAGGTTTCTTATGGTCAGCCTGTAATCAGTTCAATCCGAAAATGCACAAAGCTTCCGTTTGACGTTCATCTTATGATTGAGCGCCCGGAAAATTCAATTGTTTCCTATATAGAGGCTGGCGCGGACATTGTTACATTTCATATAGAAGCAACTTGCCATGCGGATCGATGTGTTCAGCTTATTCATAACGCCGGAAAAAAAGCTGGAATCGCATTGTGTCCGGCAACTCCCTTGAGCGCGGTTGAAGAGCTTTTGCCTTTTGTTGACCTTGTGCTTGTTATGTCTGTGAATCCGGGGTGGGGCGGACAAAAACTTATTCCATATACTATTGAAAAAATCAGAAAACTTGCCGATATACAGAGAGAGAAAAACTTTAAATATCTTATTTCTGTAGATGGCGGCATAAATCAAGAAACCTTGGAGGATGTCCTTGAAGCGGGAACAGATATTGTTGTTTCCGGCTCGTCATTTTTCAGGGGGAATTTAGAATGGAAATAAAAAAACGCTTTGTGCTGGCTTTTCTTGTTTTGACTTTTGCGCTTCCGTTTGCATTTAGCCAGAAAACTTCATCAGGTGAAAGCGCGGCGGATTCTTTTGTTCAAGGACTTATTTGCTATAAAGACAAAGCTTGGACTGACGCTTCTGTATTTTTGAGGCAGGCTGCGGATTCAGAGGAATATTCAACGGATTCAACTTGGTTTATGGTCATTATGAGCCTTGTTTATTCTGAAGATTTTTCATCTGCTGTGAATGCCTGCGATTATTTTATTTCCGCTTTTCCAGAAAGCTCTTTGCTTCCTGCAGTTGAATATCAGCGTGGAAGAGCGTTGCATAGCATCGGACAGAATGACAGCGCGGTAATGGCACTTGGAAGTTTCTGCAATGAATATCCAGAAAGCAAAATGTATTCTTCTGCATTGTACTGGATTGCCGAGTGTTTTTATGAAGACTACGATTACGAAACAGCCCGCTCTTTGTATGAAAGAATTGTTTCAGAATATCCAGACAGCGCAAAATGCGGTGATGCGGAATTCAAGCTTTACCTTATAACACAGCGCGACCGTGAACAGAAGCTTCTGTATCTTTTGAAAATGACTGGCGAAGAATATCTTAGCAGCAAGGAAAACTATGAGCGCGAACTTAGAACTATGCAGTCGGAAGATATTGCCGAGCTGAAAAAACAGCTTAGAATTGCAAACAGCAGAATCAGGGAACTTGAAGAAAATGCTTCAGCAAGTTTGCCTTCTGCTTCAAATGTCCGCGCGGAAAATTCAAATGAAGGAATTCCAGTTTCTTCCGGCGGAATTGAAGATGAGGAAATGTATTCTCTAAAAGAAAAAGCCGCTTTGATTCAAAAACTTCTTGATGAAAAATATGGGGGAAAGTAATGAAAAAAATTTTATTTGCTTTTGCTTTTTTTGCCGCTTCTGTTTTTACTTTGAATGCTCAGAATGAAGATCTTTCTTTTGTAATGCAAAAAGATTCTTTGGACAAAAAAGAAATTCCTTCATATTCGGTAGAAAAAAATATTGTAATTGACAAGGACGAAATTCGGCTTTCGCTTGACAGCACGACTGGAGCTTTTTCTCTTTACGCGCTTCCTGAAAAAGGCCGTGAAATTGCGCTTCTTTCAAGCTACGATTCAGGCTCGGCATCTTTTTTTGCTCTTAAAGCTGGAAGAAAAGAATACAAGCTTGCCCGCGGAACTGGAATAAAAACAGAATGCCGCAGAACTCCTTTGGGCGCGCAGATGGCTTATTTGATTCCGAATGTTGCCCAAGTTGTTGTTGACTTTAGTTTCCTTCCGTCGATTCCGAATTCCACAAGAACCGACATGCTGCGTGTTACCGTTTACACAATCAACCTTGGAAAAAATATTCAGTCGTTTGCTCTGAAAGGCGTGTTTGACACTGTGCTTGGCGAAAATACTTCAGCGCATTTTTCTACAGCGGCTAGAAGCAAAGTCAATTCTGAAACTTTGTTTACAGATATGTCTGACGATTTGTGGATTCGCTCTAGCAATGCAAAAGCGGCGGTTCAGTTTCTTCTTGAAGGAGCCGGAATAAGCAAGCCTTGCAATGTTGTTCTTGCGAATAAAGAGAATCTTGTAAATTCTTCCGGCTGGCTTCCTTCTGTTCAGCATGGAAAAAGCTTTACTTCTGTTTTGTCG
The sequence above is drawn from the uncultured Treponema sp. genome and encodes:
- a CDS encoding MMPL family transporter, with the translated sequence MKKKFLKTFFRHPWAIIVATLLLTGFLGFFLKNLALENSLRSFFPQKDASYDLLTKTEDEFGSMLSIGITLETKSGTTILTPEYIDVVRKITDRTLELPEVEDIDSVTHIDYVCDENGSISATQLIPDTYTGTDEDIFQLKSRLAEWHDMYNRVIVNDDSTGFQMQISLRPKSDETLSLEENQAKLAELIEQAKTADDKTEINAEIAQTKLNIKELKAQVRKLGTDIMRQQKVLAKVKQIVNEETDGHHLNVKFVGEPVLSEESKQFMISDLLVLIPLVIVVVLLSLYMSFKTVTGMLLPLCTVLLSTIISVGMMGFFGITFTLISSVIPVSLIAVGSAYGIHVLSHYYIAINSVEGEMTKEKYEECVFSGLNEVIVAVLLAGVTTIVGFISLITSPLGPLHSFAVFTAVGVSLSLLLSITFIPAVLLLKDYRKAVKRERNIDKLTAKVKAKMEKAKRRLELAKIQRGGKTEAEASGDTLYSIYKFFCGSVPRLVLTSIIIIVLSFTGLRVLKIDTALINYFPKNCDFRKDVDHIDQQYAGSNCLFFVIQGQEKGDISNPELLKAVDNMEHYLAANHENIGKIVSFTTFIKRINQVWHVPGAQPVSSSESSDSSSSGFSDGWDDWGSDFGTDSSSSSDDWSDWGTDDSETQASPAQDFVDPNIAYSEQLETSMTTKQVLELLNKAYVEAGGQYASVEDIVNQLMKQVNYNGTAYYEIPYDTSKYPVAAREELKNVVENYLTLLSGSLDRFIDDDMNPKEMRITCQLRSHSSEESGIIIADAKSYAAEHFPEGYTLEATGSAQMEHRMTSMIVSSQITSLALSLFSVFLIIAISFKSCWAGLLGAIPLAFSILLNYMTMGFCEINLDFITSIIASVAVGVGIDYTIHFMTTYREERTKTENVVEVLKETFRKSGRGILTNALAVGLGFLVLTLSKFIVLRYIGILVAIVMFTSSFLAMTIIPGILNLTDPKFMRPKEKTENK
- a CDS encoding metalloregulator ArsR/SmtB family transcription factor yields the protein MKKCEVLQMGISKSELKKIHEMLNKCGPLFIALGDEVRQKLILDIADAGEEGISVMDLTSKSNLSRPAISHHLKILKDSGFVKTIKRGTWVFYKISISENFAEIDKLVNESLRIIEKVRKEQAE
- the deoC gene encoding deoxyribose-phosphate aldolase is translated as MTKQELAKFIDQTLLSPEATEEQVEKFCQQAKEYGFASVCINPVFVSTAAKILSGSQTKVCTVIDFPLGAGGTESKMSQADIAITNGADELDFVIDLNLVKSKKWNELTQQLSFLTKSVQEASMFAEKDGLPRKGKVLTKLILETTLLDDDEIIQSCICAKNAGFDFVKTSTGFSMKKPNGATIHAVELMRKTVGNEMGVKASGGIHSTQEALDFISAGANRIGASSGIQIVDGLN
- a CDS encoding MBL fold metallo-hydrolase, with product MAINEKSFVKLSANVGMFCHSTNIGVVFSNDEIFLIDSGQSEEDGKLIAETLSSLFPEKKIKAVIQTHSHADHCGGSLYLKKNLGIQIWASAESARIMEVPAIIGAIYCGGVSLKEFDIPQFTPPEPIFTDRILTEEKIELDDVFISFYFLPGHFFDQIGILVQDKSDGIRSFFLGDSFFGIELLKKTWIPFLCNQKDFRKSVRKIASIKSDFYIPGHGSKCTFATINAFAEINIMVTYEFESLILKKIKEGFKTTEELLKAIADYSSIKMKVVPFYLIGTTLRSYLSCLEHEGQIACEIIDNKLIWRTLK
- the greA gene encoding transcription elongation factor GreA, translated to MSEELENSVREMLKAETWTRAGITNFTKNNIEELEKVLDECRNQNCEYAIKDICDEQLAHTKDSIVALYLSGMIAMRTGSVDTSSLYALFDIFEKNHKESLVEYLCNSILEDDPQNKLALRKLADYYKASNDDRLWELYEKIVKLDFEEAEMARVLAERYDSQGNREAAINYYKKALLRFVAAKNIGSAKAIWSILVSYIPEELDFFMLVQRKIAKTISEDKSAILMQELYAYYKETAKWDTAISILKLILEIDSKDSWARKEITECFRGKYADHSHLEDYIKSSNLNQSFRNVFEAINDFEKHIAFDAKNYVYHRTWGVGIISKVEGDILTINFGKKTGVHTMSLKMAVSALQPLAKDHIKVYKKTVKHEELVKKVKSDIPWTLKTIIKSYNNNCDEKHIKAELVPSILKDAVKDKDGKTKGSSEWTSWHAKAQKILAEAPFCVNPNDANFYTVRDRELSKSERLANEFKANKEFFPRIDIMARYLEAIEDPSDDQFSEMFSYFANYLKAFTSVDEHIVASYLVVQEIVKRISALENPAKFTFAELYSEIENPREMYTKLKDTKNTHLKKMFLANIKMLPDWDSQYTFLFPTVLDKNLIAEIISAGKKEKAVRLVQDIFNDYRSNRNAVNYFISKCKTEEWFVEAKISEEKQLVTLVNIISVCNREKNNHVNTVENTKTIKEATALLFGNKLNEDKNPMLEYMLANSTDVITRMYTMVSDLSDLELQYKAALRNGILKKYPDFKFQEAEIKQEAPKGLLVTAKMLEVKRSLAEDIEKVQLPKVAAEIGEAKEKGDLKENAEYIAAKEAQHRLNVQLSKLKEELSRAVVFDPTTATTSIVSFGTKVTLHNNIENNEVVYTILGPWESNVDEGIISYLSPLGNNLLDMKNGEQRAFTINDHKYDYTVKSIEAAEV
- the rpe gene encoding ribulose-phosphate 3-epimerase — translated: MKKNSRFLSPSLLSADFSDLNSAFKFIEEKGSSFVHVDVMDGHFVPQVSYGQPVISSIRKCTKLPFDVHLMIERPENSIVSYIEAGADIVTFHIEATCHADRCVQLIHNAGKKAGIALCPATPLSAVEELLPFVDLVLVMSVNPGWGGQKLIPYTIEKIRKLADIQREKNFKYLISVDGGINQETLEDVLEAGTDIVVSGSSFFRGNLEWK
- a CDS encoding tetratricopeptide repeat protein, producing the protein MEIKKRFVLAFLVLTFALPFAFSQKTSSGESAADSFVQGLICYKDKAWTDASVFLRQAADSEEYSTDSTWFMVIMSLVYSEDFSSAVNACDYFISAFPESSLLPAVEYQRGRALHSIGQNDSAVMALGSFCNEYPESKMYSSALYWIAECFYEDYDYETARSLYERIVSEYPDSAKCGDAEFKLYLITQRDREQKLLYLLKMTGEEYLSSKENYERELRTMQSEDIAELKKQLRIANSRIRELEENASASLPSASNVRAENSNEGIPVSSGGIEDEEMYSLKEKAALIQKLLDEKYGGK